From the bacterium genome, the window GCGTGGAACAGGCTAGTGCGCTTTTAAGGTTCGAGCGAGTCTCATTCCGGAAGATGAAGCCGGTTGCGGACTTGATACGACATAGAACGGCCGAGGCAGCCGAGCGGGTGTTAATGGTCTCGCCTCGTCGGACGGCTCGGATCATGCTGAAGTTATTGCGGTCTGCGATTGCCAACGCGGGGAACAATCCTAAGATAAGTGACGCGGCTTCGCTCTTTGTGTCGAGGGTTGACTTGGGAGCTGGACCGACAGAGAAGCGAGCGCGTTTTAGGGCGCGAGGTCGTGTATTTTTGATACGTCATCGGAGGGCGCATGTTCGGATAGTTCTCGAGGAGCCCGAGGCTGAGCTCGATGCGGAGAAGGTTAAGGCTAGAGGGTCGGAGAGCAAAGGGCTAGTGAAAGAGAGGGAGAGCAGGCTTGGGTCAGAAAGCTAATCCGATCGGTCTTCGAGTGGGCGTAACGAGGGATTGGGATTCCAAGTGGTATTCCAAGAAAGACTACGCCAAGTATGTTCACGAGGACCTTGCGATCAAGAGGGCGCTCAGGGCTGAGCTTGCTAATGCGGCGGTCTCGAAGGTTCGCATTGAACGTCAGCGGGACAGTGATATTCGGATATTTATTGAGACAGCGTTTCCGAGCAGGGTTATTGGTCGGAAGGGAGCAGAGGTTT encodes:
- the rplV gene encoding 50S ribosomal protein L22; protein product: MEQASALLRFERVSFRKMKPVADLIRHRTAEAAERVLMVSPRRTARIMLKLLRSAIANAGNNPKISDAASLFVSRVDLGAGPTEKRARFRARGRVFLIRHRRAHVRIVLEEPEAELDAEKVKARGSESKGLVKERESRLGSES